The genomic interval ACGCGCAGGTCGTGGCGGGCAAACCCATGAGTTTCAACAACTACGCCGATGCGGACGCCGCGTGGTCGCTGTGCCAGGAACTTGCGGCGCAGGAGGCGGCTCTTGCGGAGCACGCGGCGGTCTGCGTGGCGGTCAAGCATGCCAACCCGTGCGGCGTGGCAGTAGCGGCGGATGTGAAGACGGCCTGGGAGCGGGCGAGGGATGCGGACACGCTGAGCGTGTTCGGCGGCGTGGTGGCCGTGAGTGCGCCAGTGACGCTCGAGGCGGCCCAGGCGACGCGCGGCACGTTCCTGGAGGTCCTGATCGCGCCGGAGGTCACGCCGGAGGCCGTGGCGTGGTTCGCGGAGAAGAAACCGGACCTGCGGGTGCTGGTGGCCGCGCCGGCGCAGAGCGTGAGTGTGCTGGACGTGCGCCCGCTGACCGGAGGGTTCGCCGTGCAGGAACGCGACGCGCGGCCCTGGGATGACCTGTGCCCCGAAGTGGTGACGCAGCGTGAACCGACCGAGCAGGAGTGGCTGGACCTGCGGTTCGCGTGGGCGACCGTGAAGCACGCCCGCAGCAACGCCGTGGTCCTGGCGAAGGAGGGTGTGACGGTGGGGCTGGGTGCGGGCGCGGTCAGCCGCATCTGGGCGGCCGAGCGGGCCGTGGCGAACGCCGGAGAGAAGGCACGCGGCGCCGTGCTCGCCTCGGAGGCGTTCTTCCCGTTTGATGACGTGGTGCGCCTGGCGGCGGGCGTGGGTGTCACGGCGATTCTTCAGCCGGGCGGCGCGAAACGCGACCCGGAAGTTATCGCGGCGTGCAACGAACTGGGCATCAGCATGGTGTTCACCGGGTCCCGGCACTTCCGGCACTGAGTCAACGGTCCTTTCAATTTCAACCTTCCCGGGTGAGCGTGGCGGCGCTCACCCTCTGTGTTCTGTGCCGGGGCTCCCACTGGCTTCACCGGTCCCTCAGCGGCCGCCCCGACAGGAGTTGCTTGCCGCAAACATGCCGCCCGGGCCGCTCCCAGCTCCCTCAGGCCTGACCCGGCCCCCTGCGCCTTCACGCGGCGTCCTGGGCAGTCAGGAAGGGTGTCAGCACCCGACTGCAGTCCCCGCTTTACCGCCAGCATGACCTGCAGCTGCTCGCCTTCGTCGTGTCCACTCACCGGCACGCTGCGACCCGGCGGCGCGCACCTTCAACCTTCCCGGGTACAGGTTGGCACACGGACCACACTGCCTGGACGACCTGCGGCTCCTGGGGCGTTCCTGGCGATCAGGGGAGCCGGTGGGTTCCTGCGGCGCCTGCTGATCTGGAATGACCTGCGACTGGGGTGACCACCACGGGTGACGTTCACCGAGGTGGTCAAGCAAGATGAACTGCGCGGCCGACCCGTCACCCTCGGCCACCGTGGTCAGAGCGCTCAGTGCTGGGCCCCCAGCAACAGGGCCGGGCCAGCATTTGAACTGGCCCGGCCCTGGACTGGCGCATGGTACCGGCTGGCGTGTCAGGCGCTTTTCTTCCAGCGTCCCTTGCTGCGGTGTCCGACGCGGCTGCCGGCGTGGGCCGTGCGGGCGCGGACCTGTTCGTCGTCATAGCGGAGCATCACGGCCAGCCGGGCGCGGCTGATGATGTGATGGGGGTGCTTCGGGACGAACGCCGTGACAATATCCACGTGGCCGTCACGCTGCGGCTCGGCCACCACGTGCAGCGGCAGGGCCACGCCGCACGCTTCGAAGTACCCGCACACCAGCCAGCGGCGCTCCTGGGTGTACACGGCCCGCACCCGGCCGGTCAGCAGGACGTTGAGGACGTCGTGCTCCAGGAACCCCTCGGCGCGGGCGTGCCCGATCGCGTGGGAGCACAGGTGGTAGCGTCCGTCATACACCGCGTCACGCAGGCGCGCGTGGGCCTGCGCGAGGCTGAAGTCATCGGTGCTGACCCCGGCAAGATCCGCCTGACGCTGCGCTTTCAGGGGGGCCTGCACGCGCGCCGGGCGGGTGGGGGGTGGTTCAGGGGCGCGGCGCGCCGCTTTTTCAGCGCGGGCCAGCTGGGCGCGCAGGGCAAGCAGGTCCGCGCTGGCCTGCAGCTCGGTTCCGCCCTGGGGCGCACGGGCAGGTTCGGACGGCCGGGCGCGGCGGGGGGGCGGGGTCACTCCCGGTTTGCTGGACTGTTTGGTCACGGCGACACACCTCCGGTGGTTCTGCGCTGTGGCGGCCTGTGGGCGGCCGCCCTTCCCTAAAAGAAAAGGCCCCTCAAACACGGCTTCGTGTCTGTGGGGAGGCAGGCGGCGTACCCTGTTCAGGGCATGCGTGCAGCATAGCACGCGCGCCCCGGTGGCCGTGTGACGGCCGGTGCAGACACGGCCCGGCGGGCGTCACTAGGCTGGGGCCAGCCTCATCCTGCTGGTGCCCGGAGTTGCCCCATTCCCCATTCCACGCCTGGAGGTCACCTCATGATCCGACCCATGCTGGCCACTGATGTACCCGATGTTCTCGCGCTGCTGACCTGGATGGATGACGCCCCTGAACGCGAGGTGTTCTCCCCTGCCGCCCGTGACGCCCGCGAACTTCAGATCGAATGCGAGGACAGCACCTGCCTGGTGGACGTCGACGACGAAGGCGTTCTGGCGTACTGCGCGTTGTCTCCCTTCCGCGACGGCCTGGTGCTGGAGGGTCCCATCAGTGACGGCGGGCACGTGGCGACGCTCCTGGCCCGCGCCGTGGAGCACAGCGACGGCCTGCCCGTGTACGCCTTTGCGGCGCAGGACAACCTGCCGGTCCGCGAGGCACTTGAGCACGCCGGGTTTGCGCCCATGCACACCACGGACTTCTACTCCGCCCCGCTGGACCGGCTCACGCCCCTTGCCTGCGCGCCGGCCGGGCACCGCATCACGCGGCACCTGTCGTTCACCGCGTACCGGGAACTGTTCAAGGCCAGCGAAGATGCCTGGGCGGGCCGCCTGAACTGGACGCCCGAGCAGTTCGACGAGCATTTCGCCCGGGACGACGTGCGGCTGGTGGCGCTGCTGCGCGGCGACCAGCCGGTGGGCTTCGCGGAACTGGAGTTCAGTGTGGAGGACGCCCGCGCGGACGTTACGTACATTGCCGTTCACCCGGCCGAACGCGGGCAGGGGTATGGCCTGAACCTCCTGGCGCTGGCTGCCGCGGAAGCCGAAACTCACCCGGAGGTGCGCTGCCTGCGCGTGCGTGCACACGACCATATGAAAGCGGCGCGCGCCCTATACGCCCGCGCGGGCTTCACGCACTGCCGCAGCGTCGTGACGTACATGCGTGACGGCGAGGAGGACGTGTAGCCCCCACCGGGCCGGGGAATCCCGCGGGGGCCACAGAAGGGCCCGCCCGGCGCGGGGTACGCTGCGCCCCTATGGGCAAGAAGGATCGGCGGTCCCCTCAGCTGGCGTTCGTGACCCTGCGGGACATGCCGGGCACCCGCGTGATGTTCTGGGTGGTGGACACCTGCCCGTACTGCGCAGAGCGGCACGTGCATGTCATCGGTAATCTCCGCACCGCCGAGCCGGTGGACGCCCTGGGAGAGATTCCCGCGCCGTGCCAGCCGGAACGCACCTACATCCTGAGCCTGCCGCCCAAATCAAAACGCAAGGGCAGTAAGGACGAACGCCGCAAAGCGCGGCGGGACGCAAAGCGTGGCGCCCTGGACGACGACACCTGGTAGTCCGGACGGTCTGGGGTCCTAGCGCCGCAGAGGCCGCAGCCAGTCGCGAATCCAGCGGGCCACCTGGTCACTCGTGGCGGTGGTGATGTCCAGGTGCGCCGCACGCGGCAGGGT from Deinococcus taeanensis carries:
- a CDS encoding DUF4258 domain-containing protein; the protein is MQASADLLALRAQLARAEKAARRAPEPPPTRPARVQAPLKAQRQADLAGVSTDDFSLAQAHARLRDAVYDGRYHLCSHAIGHARAEGFLEHDVLNVLLTGRVRAVYTQERRWLVCGYFEACGVALPLHVVAEPQRDGHVDIVTAFVPKHPHHIISRARLAVMLRYDDEQVRARTAHAGSRVGHRSKGRWKKSA
- a CDS encoding GNAT family N-acetyltransferase; the protein is MIRPMLATDVPDVLALLTWMDDAPEREVFSPAARDARELQIECEDSTCLVDVDDEGVLAYCALSPFRDGLVLEGPISDGGHVATLLARAVEHSDGLPVYAFAAQDNLPVREALEHAGFAPMHTTDFYSAPLDRLTPLACAPAGHRITRHLSFTAYRELFKASEDAWAGRLNWTPEQFDEHFARDDVRLVALLRGDQPVGFAELEFSVEDARADVTYIAVHPAERGQGYGLNLLALAAAEAETHPEVRCLRVRAHDHMKAARALYARAGFTHCRSVVTYMRDGEEDV
- the purH gene encoding bifunctional phosphoribosylaminoimidazolecarboxamide formyltransferase/IMP cyclohydrolase, with amino-acid sequence MAATTGRKRALISVSDKSGVVEFARQLAERGWEILSTGGTYQSIVQAGIEARQVSDVTGFPEMLDGRVKTLHPAVHGGILARRDEAHLGQLSQHGIGTIDLVCVNLYPFRETVARGAPDGDVIENIDIGGPAMIRSAAKNHAGVLVLVDPADYPVALQDEVSDAERRRLAAKAYRHTSEYDAAITAYLEGTSAELPTALPERLTLRLTRAAQVRYGENPHQPGAIYRLGGAQGPVIDAQVVAGKPMSFNNYADADAAWSLCQELAAQEAALAEHAAVCVAVKHANPCGVAVAADVKTAWERARDADTLSVFGGVVAVSAPVTLEAAQATRGTFLEVLIAPEVTPEAVAWFAEKKPDLRVLVAAPAQSVSVLDVRPLTGGFAVQERDARPWDDLCPEVVTQREPTEQEWLDLRFAWATVKHARSNAVVLAKEGVTVGLGAGAVSRIWAAERAVANAGEKARGAVLASEAFFPFDDVVRLAAGVGVTAILQPGGAKRDPEVIAACNELGISMVFTGSRHFRH